One Bacteroidota bacterium DNA window includes the following coding sequences:
- a CDS encoding SpoIIE family protein phosphatase has translation MHDRSILIVEDNQTLRRLLEYRLGKYYRVRSADNGESALDVIEDGLPDLIISDIMMPKMDGFALLAALRNDDRTRTIPFIFLTAKSDETARAQGLGQGVDDYISKPFDVDYLLNRVRQILERTKVYQTKLNSNLAKDFSDKLLPKTLPNIPGYRTLFYTQPKEAGGGDLFDWVQAGPNSYLFTVGDIMGKGLQAKFYAFSFLSYIRSMVHTMLEYTTSPGTLMRRVNEMLIKDQVLEETFASLLLMLWEPDHHRVTYASAGHCRPILVMPDRAGIVEYSDMVLGLDPGAEFHDKTFELPSQSALLCYTDGLIEQTSMSGQQFGEIGVAQAAKSSFGSDRPVHELLTHLLRRSQEPRFADDILVFWLQRN, from the coding sequence ATGCATGACCGTTCCATTCTGATCGTCGAAGACAACCAGACGCTGCGCCGCCTGCTGGAATACCGCCTCGGGAAGTATTACCGCGTGCGCAGCGCTGACAACGGCGAGTCTGCCCTCGACGTGATCGAGGACGGGCTCCCCGACCTCATCATCTCGGACATCATGATGCCGAAGATGGACGGGTTTGCCCTCCTGGCTGCGCTGCGCAACGACGACCGCACGCGGACCATCCCGTTCATCTTCCTCACGGCGAAGAGCGACGAGACCGCCCGTGCCCAAGGCCTTGGCCAAGGCGTCGACGACTACATCTCGAAGCCGTTCGACGTCGACTATCTCCTCAACCGCGTCCGGCAGATTCTGGAGCGGACGAAAGTCTACCAGACCAAGCTCAACAGCAATCTCGCGAAGGACTTCTCAGATAAGCTCCTCCCGAAGACGCTGCCGAACATTCCCGGCTATCGTACGCTGTTCTACACGCAGCCCAAAGAAGCAGGCGGAGGCGACCTCTTCGACTGGGTACAGGCGGGCCCAAACTCCTACCTCTTTACGGTGGGCGACATCATGGGCAAGGGGCTCCAGGCGAAATTCTACGCCTTCAGCTTCCTGTCCTACATCCGCTCGATGGTCCACACGATGCTCGAGTACACGACCTCGCCAGGGACGCTCATGCGGCGGGTCAACGAGATGCTTATCAAGGACCAGGTCTTGGAGGAGACGTTTGCCTCACTGCTGCTGATGCTCTGGGAGCCCGACCATCACCGGGTCACCTACGCGAGCGCGGGCCACTGCCGCCCCATTCTGGTCATGCCCGACCGTGCAGGCATCGTCGAGTACTCAGACATGGTCCTTGGCCTGGATCCCGGCGCTGAGTTTCACGACAAGACGTTTGAGCTTCCCAGCCAGAGCGCGCTCCTGTGCTACACGGACGGGCTCATCGAACAGACTTCCATGAGCGGTCAGCAGTTTGGCGAGATCGGCGTTGCGCAGGCCGCCAAGTCGTCGTTCGGGTCGGACCGCCCTGTACACGAACTGTTGACGCACCTCCTGCGCCGCAGCCAAGAGCCGCGCTTCGCCGACGATATCCTCGTCTTCTGGCTCCAGCGTAACTAA
- a CDS encoding ATP-binding protein, translating to MTSASFPPSRSTLHRFTDLDSVIDEVHGLFSHWQEAGTFEPSLSSFMLEVVKLAVHEWVANLVQHAQFGGTAPEIALSMWPGADRLRCTIEDNSQGFDLQRQLTLQTLHLTGHKPPERGRGLLMVMACTNDLSYTTTSEGRQRLEFWIDGADDDLCMTVPF from the coding sequence ATGACTTCCGCCTCATTTCCCCCCTCCCGCTCCACCCTGCATCGCTTCACCGACCTCGACTCGGTGATCGACGAGGTGCATGGCTTGTTTTCGCACTGGCAAGAGGCCGGTACGTTCGAGCCGTCATTGAGCAGCTTCATGCTGGAGGTGGTTAAGTTGGCGGTGCACGAGTGGGTGGCGAACCTCGTGCAGCACGCACAGTTTGGAGGGACCGCACCAGAGATCGCCCTGTCGATGTGGCCGGGGGCCGACCGCCTACGGTGCACCATCGAAGACAACTCACAGGGCTTCGACCTGCAACGCCAGCTCACCCTTCAGACGCTGCACCTCACGGGCCACAAACCGCCCGAGCGCGGACGCGGCCTCCTGATGGTGATGGCCTGCACCAACGACCTTTCCTACACCACCACTTCAGAGGGACGGCAACGTCTCGAGTTCTGGATCGACGGCGCCGACGACGACCTATGCATGACCGTTCCATTCTGA
- a CDS encoding STAS domain-containing protein: MSFTIQKVSAHAAVVRIGKALDFRNAAQFKSTCQNHIRAGVRHFVLDYSGTGILDSTGLGAVFSMYRQLTPLGGQVVFASVSRPVQVVVQLTRTYKVFRQFPSVESALQQINGNANASATPSSGSTGSA; this comes from the coding sequence ATGAGCTTCACGATCCAGAAAGTGTCCGCGCACGCCGCCGTTGTTCGCATCGGCAAGGCCCTTGACTTCCGCAATGCGGCGCAGTTCAAGTCCACCTGCCAGAACCACATTCGCGCTGGCGTTCGCCACTTCGTTCTCGACTACTCGGGGACGGGCATCCTGGATTCGACCGGACTCGGGGCCGTGTTCTCGATGTATCGCCAGCTTACGCCGCTCGGCGGCCAGGTGGTTTTCGCGAGCGTCTCCCGTCCCGTGCAGGTCGTCGTGCAGCTCACGCGGACCTACAAGGTTTTCCGGCAGTTTCCCTCGGTAGAGTCCGCGCTCCAGCAGATCAACGGCAACGCCAATGCTTCGGCGACCCCGTCGTCGGGGTCGACAGGCTCCGCATGA
- the lptC gene encoding LPS export ABC transporter periplasmic protein LptC, whose protein sequence is MLVLAVALAGCRRDSATVPADLDLEERPDQESWDATLLVTRDAQPRARLAAPYLARYDQADSSYALFQPLPDSARASSDTVRVEVQLYDEAGEPSAFMTADQLRYFDRRQRFEAQGNVHVVTADEKRLYSEHLVWDEQSRRVTTDGFVRIVTLTEQIQGYRLNADESLDTYTIARVTGQVEVEE, encoded by the coding sequence GTGCTTGTCCTCGCGGTTGCGCTGGCCGGATGCCGACGTGACTCGGCGACCGTGCCAGCCGACCTGGACCTGGAGGAACGCCCCGACCAAGAATCGTGGGACGCCACGCTCCTCGTCACCCGGGACGCCCAGCCGCGTGCTCGTCTAGCCGCGCCGTACCTCGCCCGCTACGACCAGGCCGATAGCTCCTACGCGCTCTTCCAGCCCCTCCCAGACTCGGCACGCGCGTCCAGCGACACCGTCCGCGTCGAGGTGCAGCTCTACGACGAGGCCGGAGAGCCTTCGGCATTCATGACCGCCGACCAGCTGCGCTACTTCGATCGCCGCCAACGGTTTGAGGCGCAGGGCAATGTGCACGTTGTCACCGCCGACGAGAAGCGGCTCTACAGCGAGCATCTCGTCTGGGACGAGCAGTCGCGCCGCGTCACCACCGACGGCTTCGTGCGCATCGTCACGCTGACCGAGCAGATCCAGGGGTATCGCCTCAACGCCGACGAGAGTCTCGACACCTACACCATCGCCCGGGTCACCGGCCAGGTTGAGGTGGAAGAGTGA
- a CDS encoding OstA-like protein: MVLALVAFAAPVVAQEEAPTTRLVQIVNADSVAGVVEDGQRVRRLIGNVVLRQDETRLRAQRATQFLDFDVTVFEGDVRIVEDGDTLTARLVRYNSASKTGEAEGNVRIADSSAVLFAPSATYDSRAKTSYFTEGARLVEDDATLTSRRGAYNSRTKVATFTDDVRLTDSTTVLTSRRGIYNTETRRADFAGDVRLEHPDTYLEADSLTHFREVQLSEAHGRVFIERFGDEEQDEGPDGASEADRAPVANEAAVLADSLEAPAARDSTLRTLLFGDRAVHDERLGFSRIDGRPLLVTLRTDSTGATDTLLVRARILEAYRLDPASLDSMETAEAERRVAASRAPADSVAADSVAAGDGAGTVGIEGEEEEGSEMDGVSPENEADPLAPRQDVTGEQGGELPDARLDEVAVDSLRARDGDDWEAVADSLFAETPPPGADPELGPSALRPATYDLRPGTEIRRLVARDSVRIVQPDLVAVADSAVLDRFEIPLPETDRPDSIGVASLEADADPEPEQRDVLRLFSRPSVWVDETQVTGAAMTVLARAETLDTLRVDDQAFAAQRDTSLARVNQIRGRTMLALFEDEVQPDSTRENTLRRLLVWPNAEAIYFRAKEQPEDAPPLAPDSLLDGAVQVSADSIAFTFAQDTLRAVRGYRGIEGLSYAADIVPSTLRLDGYVYTPERRPSQGGLLRPGSREAVRLGLTDSLAAPIFDIPDVDAARDSVGARLDSLDAERFRLDSLRQDSLGTVPIEVRSPPREVPGVQSGQAPGPEGSPSNQAARRLRRELGEVGRRRTRLRRKDSRRPKKPLPLC; encoded by the coding sequence GTGGTGCTCGCGCTCGTCGCATTTGCCGCACCTGTGGTCGCGCAGGAGGAGGCTCCGACGACGCGCCTCGTGCAAATCGTCAACGCCGACTCCGTGGCGGGCGTCGTGGAAGACGGGCAACGTGTGCGGCGGCTGATTGGCAACGTGGTGCTGCGGCAAGACGAGACGCGCCTCCGCGCCCAGCGCGCCACGCAGTTCCTCGACTTCGACGTGACCGTGTTCGAGGGCGACGTACGCATCGTCGAGGACGGCGACACGCTCACGGCGCGGCTCGTGCGCTACAACTCGGCCTCCAAAACTGGCGAGGCCGAGGGCAACGTGCGCATCGCAGACTCGTCCGCCGTGCTCTTCGCGCCGAGTGCGACCTACGACTCGCGCGCCAAGACTTCCTACTTCACCGAGGGCGCGCGCCTTGTCGAGGACGACGCCACGCTCACGAGCCGCCGCGGCGCCTATAACTCGCGCACGAAGGTGGCCACCTTCACCGACGATGTGCGGCTCACCGACAGCACGACCGTCCTCACCAGCCGCCGAGGCATCTACAACACCGAGACGCGCCGCGCCGACTTCGCGGGCGATGTGCGCCTCGAACATCCTGACACCTACCTCGAAGCCGACTCGCTTACCCACTTCCGCGAGGTGCAGCTTTCTGAAGCGCACGGCCGCGTCTTCATCGAGCGCTTTGGCGACGAAGAGCAGGACGAAGGACCGGACGGGGCGTCCGAGGCCGACCGCGCTCCGGTGGCAAATGAGGCGGCTGTGCTGGCGGACAGCCTCGAAGCCCCTGCCGCCCGTGACTCGACCCTGCGCACGCTGCTCTTTGGCGACCGCGCCGTGCACGACGAGCGCCTCGGGTTCAGCCGCATCGACGGCCGGCCACTCCTCGTCACGCTCCGTACCGACTCGACCGGCGCCACGGACACGCTCCTCGTTCGCGCCCGCATCCTCGAAGCCTATCGTCTCGATCCAGCATCGCTCGATAGCATGGAGACGGCGGAAGCAGAGCGGCGCGTAGCCGCGAGCCGTGCACCCGCGGACAGCGTCGCAGCGGACAGCGTCGCAGCGGGGGATGGTGCGGGTACCGTGGGGATTGAGGGCGAAGAAGAGGAGGGCAGCGAGATGGACGGCGTCTCGCCAGAGAACGAAGCCGATCCGCTCGCTCCCCGGCAGGACGTCACGGGCGAGCAGGGAGGCGAGCTCCCGGACGCGAGACTTGACGAAGTCGCCGTCGACTCCCTGCGAGCACGGGATGGAGACGACTGGGAGGCCGTTGCCGATTCGCTTTTCGCTGAGACACCGCCTCCAGGCGCAGATCCAGAACTTGGTCCGTCTGCCCTGCGACCTGCAACCTACGACCTGCGACCCGGCACCGAGATCAGGCGCCTCGTTGCTCGCGATTCCGTGCGGATCGTGCAGCCCGACCTCGTGGCCGTGGCCGACTCAGCGGTGCTCGACCGCTTCGAGATCCCACTGCCGGAGACGGACCGGCCAGACTCGATAGGCGTGGCTTCGCTGGAGGCGGACGCCGACCCAGAGCCAGAGCAGCGCGATGTGTTGCGGCTCTTCTCGCGGCCGTCGGTGTGGGTGGACGAGACGCAGGTGACAGGTGCGGCGATGACCGTACTAGCCCGCGCTGAGACGCTCGACACGCTTCGAGTGGACGACCAAGCCTTCGCGGCGCAGCGCGATACGTCCCTCGCCCGCGTGAATCAGATTCGTGGCCGCACCATGCTCGCGCTCTTCGAAGACGAGGTGCAGCCCGACAGCACCCGCGAGAACACACTGCGGCGTCTTCTCGTCTGGCCAAACGCCGAGGCGATCTACTTCCGCGCCAAGGAGCAGCCCGAGGACGCCCCGCCGCTGGCGCCCGACAGCCTCCTCGACGGGGCCGTGCAGGTGAGCGCCGACAGCATCGCGTTTACGTTCGCCCAAGACACACTGCGCGCCGTGCGCGGGTACCGCGGCATCGAGGGGCTGAGCTATGCTGCCGACATCGTGCCGTCCACCTTGCGGCTCGACGGCTACGTCTACACGCCGGAGCGCCGTCCGTCGCAGGGTGGATTGTTGCGGCCGGGCAGCCGCGAGGCCGTACGGCTCGGCCTCACCGACTCCCTTGCTGCGCCGATCTTCGACATCCCCGACGTAGACGCCGCACGCGACAGCGTCGGCGCCCGCCTCGACAGCCTGGACGCCGAACGCTTCCGACTCGACTCGCTGCGCCAAGATTCGCTCGGCACGGTTCCTATTGAGGTGCGCTCGCCACCGCGTGAGGTGCCCGGCGTCCAGAGCGGCCAGGCGCCGGGACCTGAGGGGAGCCCAAGCAATCAAGCGGCGAGGCGACTTCGCCGTGAACTTGGCGAAGTGGGTCGTAGGCGGACGCGTCTCCGTCGCAAAGACTCTCGTCGCCCCAAAAAGCCGCTGCCTTTATGCTGA
- a CDS encoding iron ABC transporter permease: MNRLVWGFALGVVPLLAVLAGILFGSVYLAPSVVMEVIAARLTGVSPSDPTASTIVWSLRLPRVMLAFAVGGGLAVVGVGMQALVRNPLAEPYLLGVSSGASAGASLFYLGFLPPLLSNTLSLPLAAFLGALIAMTLVVFVAREGSYLPTARLLLAGVALSALFAAVTAFVTFASPDADRMRAVLFWLLGSFAGAQWSTLWLPLGTALLGTTLLWLVARPLDALLTGEDAARALGVPIERIKWGLIVWSALVTGMLVAAAGVVGFVGLIVPHAVRFVTGVSHRRVVPIAFLVGGPFLVLADLAARTVLPYQELPVGVLTALCGVPFFLWLLRRAGPSASSA; this comes from the coding sequence GTGAACCGTCTCGTCTGGGGATTCGCCCTCGGCGTCGTACCGCTGCTGGCTGTGTTGGCAGGGATTCTTTTCGGCAGTGTCTACCTGGCTCCCAGCGTCGTGATGGAGGTGATCGCGGCCAGGTTAACGGGTGTGTCGCCCTCAGACCCTACGGCTTCGACTATCGTCTGGTCCCTGCGCCTCCCACGCGTGATGCTGGCCTTCGCCGTAGGCGGAGGACTTGCTGTCGTCGGGGTCGGGATGCAGGCGCTCGTGCGCAACCCCCTGGCCGAGCCGTACCTGCTGGGCGTGTCGAGCGGCGCGAGTGCCGGGGCGTCGCTGTTCTACCTCGGGTTTCTGCCTCCCCTACTAAGCAACACGCTGAGCCTCCCTCTAGCCGCCTTCCTCGGAGCCCTCATCGCGATGACGCTGGTGGTGTTCGTCGCACGGGAGGGCTCCTACCTCCCGACGGCCCGCCTCCTCCTCGCGGGCGTAGCGCTCTCAGCGTTGTTCGCCGCGGTGACGGCGTTCGTGACGTTTGCCTCGCCCGACGCCGACCGGATGCGCGCGGTGCTGTTCTGGCTTCTCGGGTCATTCGCCGGAGCGCAGTGGTCCACGCTCTGGCTGCCACTTGGCACCGCGCTCCTCGGTACTACCCTCCTCTGGTTGGTGGCGCGCCCTCTCGACGCGTTGCTCACGGGCGAAGATGCGGCCCGCGCGCTCGGCGTGCCCATCGAGCGCATCAAGTGGGGGCTTATCGTGTGGAGCGCCTTGGTGACCGGCATGCTTGTGGCCGCAGCGGGTGTCGTCGGATTCGTTGGGCTGATTGTGCCGCACGCGGTTCGTTTTGTGACAGGCGTGAGCCACCGGCGCGTTGTGCCCATAGCCTTCCTGGTCGGCGGGCCGTTCCTGGTCCTCGCCGACCTAGCCGCTCGGACGGTGCTGCCCTACCAAGAGCTTCCCGTCGGCGTACTGACCGCGCTTTGTGGTGTGCCTTTCTTCCTCTGGTTGCTGCGGCGCGCTGGGCCGTCGGCCTCGTCAGCATGA
- a CDS encoding diacylglycerol kinase family protein — protein MSYTFILNPAAAHGRAGRLRGRLSDLAKRLGLAFEVKQTQRSGHATALAQEAGHPGHRVVAVGGDGTVQEVATGLVGSGATLGIVPIGTGNDYARSLGLPTKMDEGLRMLPFLQPQTTDLGRIGWTNVDGSAHERLFVNAIGVGFDARVAVLAERYKQLPGQAAYLAGVFRGLSSWTNPNVRVAASEHAAVLAGAEEPPVSPSPWFDGPLFLLAIGNGWSVGGGFRLTPDAQPDDGLLDLCVLRGVTAGRALQLLPRAMRGKHTTAEEVALGRVASVALDSESPLPIHADGEILTTSAIRLTTTIEPGALSVLRP, from the coding sequence ATGTCGTACACGTTCATCCTCAACCCAGCTGCCGCCCATGGGCGGGCCGGTCGGCTTCGTGGCCGGCTCAGCGACCTCGCCAAGCGCCTCGGCCTGGCGTTTGAGGTGAAGCAGACGCAGCGGTCCGGCCATGCCACCGCTCTTGCGCAGGAGGCTGGCCACCCTGGCCACCGCGTCGTTGCGGTCGGCGGCGACGGGACCGTTCAGGAAGTCGCCACAGGACTTGTCGGCTCCGGAGCGACCCTGGGTATCGTCCCCATCGGCACTGGCAACGACTACGCTCGCTCCCTCGGCCTGCCTACTAAAATGGACGAGGGTTTGCGGATGTTGCCGTTCCTCCAGCCCCAAACGACGGATTTGGGGCGAATCGGCTGGACAAATGTAGATGGCTCTGCGCACGAGCGTCTCTTTGTGAACGCCATCGGCGTCGGTTTCGATGCGCGCGTGGCCGTTCTGGCCGAGCGCTACAAACAGCTTCCCGGGCAGGCAGCCTATCTCGCCGGTGTCTTCAGGGGGCTTAGCTCGTGGACCAACCCGAACGTCCGCGTTGCGGCCTCGGAGCACGCTGCCGTGCTAGCGGGCGCAGAGGAGCCTCCGGTTTCTCCATCGCCGTGGTTCGACGGCCCCTTGTTCCTACTTGCTATTGGCAATGGCTGGTCGGTAGGAGGAGGCTTCCGCCTTACTCCAGACGCCCAGCCTGATGACGGGCTCCTGGACCTCTGCGTACTGCGCGGCGTCACCGCGGGCCGTGCGCTCCAACTCCTGCCCCGCGCGATGCGCGGCAAACACACGACCGCCGAGGAAGTCGCGCTTGGCCGCGTTGCCTCCGTCGCCCTCGACTCTGAATCCCCGCTGCCCATTCATGCGGACGGCGAGATTCTGACTACCAGCGCCATCCGGCTTACCACCACCATCGAGCCGGGTGCCCTGTCTGTGCTGCGTCCCTGA
- a CDS encoding sigma-54 dependent transcriptional regulator has product MSKKRIFIVDDDPKIGELFATVLNRDGYNATSFTSATTVLDEIDDGKVPDVILADLHMPDITGIKLLDELRDRNLALPVIIITAQSSVTTAVEAMRLGAFHYLSKPVNLEEMRALLAKALDLYGDKKELKEIRTQRRKKHSASKILGKSDEIQRVRDTIDTLKDIPNTIVLVRGETGTGKNLIAKTIHYTSRWSGGRFVEINCAALPDNLLESELFGYEKGAFTDARAAKPGLLEIADGGTLFLDEIDSMSLPLQAKLLSFLESRTFRRLGGVDDIKVSTRIICATNAALEERIAEKEFRKDLFFRINVVSIKLPALRTMGRDLLMIAREIVKGFAKDFNKEIDGFTTEAEEKLLAHDWPGNVRELRNVLERAMIFAQGQRIEAKDLILLKADGLDTDDADGYFRFRSGGSLEDLEHEYIRHILTVRSNSSYADVARLLGISKKTLWEKRKKYNLDEELAEAAA; this is encoded by the coding sequence ATGAGCAAGAAGCGCATTTTCATCGTGGACGATGACCCCAAGATCGGCGAGCTCTTCGCCACGGTCTTGAACCGCGACGGCTACAACGCGACCTCCTTCACCAGCGCCACCACCGTCCTCGACGAGATCGACGACGGCAAAGTCCCGGATGTCATCCTCGCTGACCTCCACATGCCGGACATTACCGGCATCAAGCTGCTCGACGAACTCCGCGACCGCAACCTCGCGCTGCCGGTGATCATCATCACGGCGCAGTCGTCGGTGACGACGGCCGTCGAGGCGATGCGGCTGGGGGCATTCCACTACCTCTCGAAGCCGGTCAACCTCGAAGAGATGCGCGCCCTCCTCGCGAAGGCGCTCGACCTCTACGGCGATAAGAAGGAGCTCAAGGAGATCCGCACGCAGCGCCGCAAGAAGCACTCGGCAAGCAAGATCCTCGGCAAGTCCGACGAGATCCAGCGCGTGCGCGACACCATCGACACGTTGAAGGATATCCCGAATACTATCGTGCTCGTGCGCGGTGAAACAGGGACCGGCAAGAACCTGATCGCCAAGACGATCCACTACACCTCGCGGTGGAGCGGGGGCCGCTTCGTCGAGATCAACTGTGCTGCGCTGCCCGACAACCTCCTCGAATCGGAGCTGTTTGGCTACGAGAAAGGCGCCTTCACGGACGCCCGCGCAGCCAAGCCTGGCCTCCTGGAGATCGCCGACGGCGGCACCCTCTTCCTCGACGAGATCGATTCGATGAGCCTCCCACTCCAGGCGAAGCTCCTCAGCTTTCTGGAGAGCCGCACCTTCCGCCGCCTCGGCGGGGTGGACGACATCAAGGTGTCGACGCGCATCATCTGCGCCACCAACGCCGCCCTCGAAGAGCGCATCGCCGAGAAGGAGTTTCGCAAGGACCTCTTCTTCCGCATCAACGTCGTCTCGATCAAGCTCCCGGCGCTCCGCACGATGGGCCGCGACCTGCTCATGATCGCGCGTGAGATCGTGAAGGGCTTTGCGAAGGACTTCAACAAGGAGATCGACGGCTTCACGACGGAGGCCGAGGAGAAGCTGCTCGCCCACGACTGGCCTGGCAACGTGCGCGAACTGCGCAACGTGCTCGAACGCGCTATGATTTTTGCGCAGGGGCAGAGGATCGAAGCCAAAGACCTCATCCTGCTCAAGGCCGATGGTCTCGACACGGACGACGCCGACGGCTACTTCCGCTTTCGCTCAGGCGGCTCCCTCGAAGACCTCGAGCACGAGTACATCCGCCACATCCTCACCGTCCGCTCGAACTCGTCCTACGCCGACGTGGCCCGCCTGCTGGGCATCTCGAAGAAGACGCTCTGGGAGAAGCGCAAGAAGTACAACCTCGACGAGGAACTGGCCGAGGCCGCCGCATAG
- a CDS encoding prolyl oligopeptidase family serine peptidase, with translation MSRALSLLALTCLLASPLLAQDATVSYQSPAPELARLVDAPRTPSVTLSPDRSVMAFLERPGLPGIEEMAQPEIGLAGIRINPRLNGPGPTRSSSFSDLAFRAVDGEGDPRSISGLPDAPRIRNVAWSPDGAYAAFTLDRASQVELWVADVAAGTARRWIEAPINDAAPRAPFVWLPGSDGVVVRTIPSRRGAAPEVALVPTGPVVRESAGEAAPARTYQDLLESAHDEALLEHYVTSQLVVARLDGTVQSFGSPSLNVALAPSPDGQYLLTETITPPYSYLVPWSRFPHTIAVHDLASGDVVHTVATLPLAERIPIAFGSVRTGPRSVQWRADAPSTLVWTEAQDGGDAGAEADVRDRLFVHAAPFDDAPTPWTELALRFSSLTWGDDDTAILYEYWWADRALRVHRLTPGSLDAAPELLFEYSFEDRYNDPGRPMTVRNDAGYNELLLDNGAMFLTGQGASPEGNRPFVRRFDLTAKETMELFRSEAPFYERPVAFLDDASTELLTRRETTTEPPNYVLRDLDAGTDRAVTAFPHPYPELAAVQKETVEYERADGVPLSATLYLPPGYDAERDGPLPTLVWAYPREYKSASAAGQRSDSPYQFTRVSYWGAVPYVTRGYAVLDNAAFPIVGEGEAEPNDSFREQLVMNGAAVIEEGVRRGVVDSERVAVGGHSYGAFMTANLLAHSDLFRAGIARSGAYNRTLTPFGFQREERTYWQAPDLYAYMSPFMHAEKINEPILLIHGQADNNPGTFTLQSERLYGALNGLGGTARLVLLPAESHGYRSRESILHMLWEQDQWLDTYVKQAEVTMGSSAEAEEEGTEAP, from the coding sequence ATGTCTCGCGCCCTCTCGCTCCTCGCCCTCACGTGCCTTCTTGCTTCGCCGTTGCTCGCTCAAGATGCCACCGTGTCCTACCAGTCGCCAGCTCCCGAGCTGGCTCGTCTCGTTGATGCGCCGCGCACACCTTCTGTGACCCTGAGCCCCGATCGCTCGGTGATGGCGTTTCTGGAGCGTCCAGGTCTTCCCGGCATCGAAGAGATGGCACAGCCTGAAATCGGGCTGGCAGGCATTCGCATCAACCCTCGCCTCAACGGTCCCGGACCGACGCGGAGTTCGTCGTTTAGCGACCTGGCCTTCCGCGCCGTCGATGGCGAGGGGGATCCGCGCTCGATTTCGGGGCTCCCCGACGCACCGCGCATCCGCAACGTGGCGTGGAGCCCCGACGGAGCCTACGCGGCGTTCACGCTCGACCGGGCGTCTCAGGTCGAGCTGTGGGTGGCCGACGTAGCGGCAGGCACCGCACGCCGGTGGATCGAGGCGCCCATCAATGACGCTGCGCCGCGTGCCCCGTTCGTGTGGCTGCCGGGCAGCGACGGCGTCGTCGTGCGGACGATTCCCAGCCGGCGAGGCGCGGCCCCCGAGGTCGCACTCGTCCCGACGGGCCCGGTCGTGCGCGAGTCCGCAGGCGAGGCCGCCCCAGCACGCACCTACCAGGACCTCCTCGAAAGCGCCCACGACGAGGCACTCTTGGAGCACTACGTCACGAGCCAACTCGTCGTCGCACGCCTCGACGGGACGGTGCAGTCGTTCGGGTCGCCTAGCCTCAACGTGGCCCTCGCGCCATCGCCAGACGGGCAGTACTTGCTCACGGAGACAATTACGCCGCCCTACTCGTATCTCGTCCCGTGGTCGCGCTTCCCGCACACAATCGCCGTGCACGATCTCGCCTCGGGTGACGTGGTACACACCGTAGCGACCCTGCCGCTCGCTGAGCGTATTCCCATCGCGTTTGGCTCGGTACGGACCGGCCCCCGCTCGGTGCAGTGGCGCGCTGACGCCCCGTCGACGCTCGTCTGGACCGAAGCGCAGGACGGCGGCGATGCTGGAGCCGAGGCCGACGTCCGCGACCGGCTCTTCGTCCACGCCGCCCCCTTCGACGATGCGCCGACGCCGTGGACTGAACTCGCGCTCCGCTTCTCCAGCCTCACCTGGGGCGACGACGATACCGCGATCCTCTACGAGTACTGGTGGGCCGACCGCGCCCTGCGCGTACACCGCCTCACGCCGGGCAGCCTTGATGCAGCACCAGAACTGCTCTTCGAGTATTCCTTCGAGGACCGCTACAACGATCCCGGTCGACCGATGACCGTCCGCAATGACGCCGGCTACAACGAACTGCTGCTGGACAACGGAGCCATGTTCCTGACGGGCCAGGGCGCCTCGCCCGAAGGCAACCGCCCCTTCGTGCGCCGCTTCGACCTTACGGCGAAAGAGACGATGGAGCTCTTCCGCTCCGAAGCTCCGTTCTACGAGCGCCCCGTCGCCTTCCTCGACGACGCCTCGACAGAGCTTCTCACCCGCCGCGAGACGACCACAGAGCCGCCGAACTACGTCCTGCGCGACCTCGATGCGGGCACGGACCGTGCCGTGACGGCCTTCCCGCACCCGTACCCCGAACTCGCCGCCGTGCAGAAGGAGACGGTGGAGTACGAGCGCGCCGACGGCGTCCCGCTCTCGGCCACGCTCTACCTGCCGCCGGGCTACGACGCCGAGCGCGACGGCCCGCTCCCGACGCTCGTCTGGGCCTACCCGCGCGAGTATAAGTCCGCCAGCGCCGCCGGGCAGCGCTCCGACTCGCCCTACCAGTTTACCCGCGTGAGCTACTGGGGCGCGGTGCCCTACGTGACGCGCGGCTACGCCGTCCTCGACAACGCCGCCTTCCCCATCGTTGGGGAGGGCGAGGCTGAACCCAACGACAGCTTCCGCGAGCAGCTCGTGATGAACGGGGCGGCTGTCATTGAGGAAGGCGTCCGGCGCGGTGTGGTGGATTCGGAACGCGTCGCCGTCGGAGGCCATTCCTATGGCGCGTTTATGACGGCCAACCTGCTCGCGCATTCGGACCTCTTCCGCGCGGGCATTGCCCGAAGTGGAGCGTACAACCGCACGCTGACGCCGTTCGGCTTCCAGCGCGAGGAGCGGACCTACTGGCAGGCCCCCGACCTCTACGCCTACATGAGCCCGTTCATGCACGCCGAGAAGATCAACGAGCCGATCCTGCTCATCCACGGCCAGGCCGACAACAACCCGGGCACGTTCACGCTCCAGAGCGAGCGGCTCTACGGTGCGCTCAACGGCCTCGGCGGCACCGCACGCCTCGTGCTCCTCCCCGCCGAGAGCCACGGCTACCGCTCCCGCGAGTCAATCCTCCACATGCTCTGGGAGCAAGATCAGTGGCTCGACACCTACGTGAAGCAGGCCGAAGTCACCATGGGTTCTTCTGCTGAGGCTGAAGAGGAGGGAACGGAAGCACCCTGA